The following nucleotide sequence is from Solidesulfovibrio carbinolicus.
CCGCAAAACCCGTTAAGGAGAGGTGCTCGCGTATGCAAACTTCAACATGTCAGGCGATTGGCGAATGCCGGATGCCGGAGCACGCCGTGTTGCCCCAGCCGCTCTACCGGGAAGTCGTCCAGTTCATTGACGCGCTGCCCCAGAAAGAGGGCCATCTCGTCACCGTGCTGCACAAGGCCCAGAGCGTGTTTGGCTATCTGCCCATCGAAGTGCAGCAGTTCGTGGCCGACCACATGGAAGTGCCCCTGGCCCAGGTCTACGGCGTGGTGAGCTTTTACACCTTCTTCACCATGGTGCCCAAGGGCAAGCATCCCATTTCCATCTGCATGGGCACGGCCTGCTTCGTGAAGGGGGCCGACAAGGTGGTCCACGCCTTCAAGGAACAGCTCAAGATCGACATCGGCGACGTCACCCCGGACGGCAAGTTCTCCATCGACACCCTGCGTTGCGTCGGCGGCTGCGCCCTGGCCCCCATCGTCATGGTCGGCGAGAAGGTCTACGGCAACGTCACTCCGGGACAGGTGAAAAAGATCCTGGCCGACTTCTAGCCCCGATCCTCACCCACACACGCAAGGAGCGCCCCATATGAGCACCATCGCCAGTCTCGACGCCCTGCGGGCCCGGCGCGAGGACATCCTCGCCCGCCAAAAGGCGCGCAACGGCAAGATCGTCATCAACGTTTCCCTGGCCACCTGCTCCATCGCCGCCGGCGGCAAGGTCGCCCTGGAGGCCATGCAGGACGAAGTCGCCTTAAACGGCATCGCCAACGTCGAATTCATGCAGTCCGGCTGCATGACCTTCTGCTACGCCGAACCCACCGTGGAGATCACCCTGCCGGGCAAGGCCCCGGTGGTTTTTGGCGGCGTGGACGAGGCCAAGGCCCGCGAACTCGTCACCGAGTACGTCATGAAGGGCGAACCGGTGGAAGGCATCATTCCCGTGACCTACGAACGCGTGGTCCTTTAAGACGCCAGGAGACGCAGACATGGCAGCCACAACCGACATCAAGCAGCTTCGGATAGCCACCCGCAACTGCGGTTTCATCGATCCCGAGAGCCTCGACGACTACATTGCCGTGCGCGGCTACGAGGCCCTGGCCAAGGCCCTGACCATGACCCCGGCCGAAGTCGTGGAAATCATCAAAGTCGCCGGCC
It contains:
- the hndA gene encoding NADP-reducing hydrogenase subunit HndA codes for the protein MQTSTCQAIGECRMPEHAVLPQPLYREVVQFIDALPQKEGHLVTVLHKAQSVFGYLPIEVQQFVADHMEVPLAQVYGVVSFYTFFTMVPKGKHPISICMGTACFVKGADKVVHAFKEQLKIDIGDVTPDGKFSIDTLRCVGGCALAPIVMVGEKVYGNVTPGQVKKILADF
- a CDS encoding (2Fe-2S) ferredoxin domain-containing protein → MSTIASLDALRARREDILARQKARNGKIVINVSLATCSIAAGGKVALEAMQDEVALNGIANVEFMQSGCMTFCYAEPTVEITLPGKAPVVFGGVDEAKARELVTEYVMKGEPVEGIIPVTYERVVL